One genomic region from Myripristis murdjan chromosome 7, fMyrMur1.1, whole genome shotgun sequence encodes:
- the ngfa gene encoding neurotrophin-7 codes for MRSSPLVLLLLIGVQAVLNMGGGRALSTGAANHKVGQQTAANHRAGQQQTAAGDRLSNHQSSQEHQRTSHHKTRRPHRAASQNQDRSPIVGHSISDSALDSSIPEVDPKLFSKRRYRSSPRVVFSEVPPSHNALESEGDDIGGMRGVRVRRKAGSQPMHRGEYSVCDSINNWVGNLTQAIDIAGHEVTVLSNVKINNVVKKQLFYETTCRSPTHSPGASSGGRAGVRGGKSKSENSGCRGIDSRHWNSYCTNTHTYVRALTVYQEQTAWRLIRINAACVCVLSRKSWGGRLGH; via the coding sequence ATGAGGTCGTCGCCActggtcctgctcctcctgatcgGCGTCCAGGCTGTACTGAACATGGGAGGTGGACGGGCCCTGAGCACCGGGGCAGCCAACCACAAAGTaggacagcagacagcagccaatcacagagcaggacagcagcagacagcagcaggggaCCGCCTCTCCAATCATCAATCTTCACAGGAGCATCAAAGGACCAGCCACCATAAGACCAGGAGGCCCCATCGGGCAGCTTCACAAAACCAGGATAGGAGCCCTATTGTCGGACACTCTATATCAGATTCCGCCCTTGACTCCTCCATCCCAGAGGTGGACCCCAAGCTCTTCTCCAAGAGACGGTACCGCTCCTCACCCCGTGTTGTCTTCAGCGAAGTGCCCCCATCGCACAATGCCCTGGAAAGTGAGGGCGATGACATTGGGGGCATGAGGGGGGTGAGGGTGAGGCGCAAAGCAGGGTCTCAGCCCATGCACCGAGGAGAGTACTCAGTCTGTGACAGCATAAATAACTGGGTGGGAAACTTGACGCAAGCCATAGACATAGCTGGGCACGAGGTGACAGTGCTGTCCAATGTTAAAATCAACAATGTGGTGAAGAAGCAGCTCTTCTATGAGACCACCTGCCGATCCCCCACACACAGCCCTGGAGCTAGCAGCGGGGGCAGGGCAGGGGTACGGGGCGGCAAATCGAAGTCAGAAAATTCAGGCTGTCGTGGCATTGACAGTCGCCACTGGAACTCCTactgcaccaacacacacacatatgtacgtGCCCTGACCGTCTACCAGGAACAGACTGCCTGGCGTCTCATCCGGATCAacgctgcatgtgtgtgtgttctcagccGGAAGTCTTGGGGTGGACGACTGGGGCACTGA